In a single window of the Bacillus mycoides genome:
- a CDS encoding class I SAM-dependent methyltransferase: MVPFYFSFSTLLCIKRILRLDNRKIKLLFKKTGNPTHSPNNYTFTKGVIKLNQKQLSTINEKSWNAAAYEAWTNRHGAPEDYAKKLMEDPVREVNHYLPYIQSPKGKRIINLLGSKGNKAVALALLGADVTVVDISASNEKYATELAEAAGVSIQYIVSDVLDVNLSESFDVVLLELGVLHYFLDLKPLFQKIANLLKQDGMLILRDYHPIYTKLLGVDHPSFRANGNYFDEELIEDDVAYSILLTESQKESLPKTNIRRWTLGEIVTTLAEERFKIEKLVEEHGSHQRWVFPSTSPEGIEERIPGLYTLIATTCKKGSLHG, translated from the coding sequence ATGGTTCCATTCTACTTTTCCTTTTCAACGCTTTTATGTATAAAACGTATTTTACGACTTGACAACAGAAAAATCAAACTTTTATTCAAAAAAACAGGAAATCCTACTCATTCACCGAATAACTATACGTTCACAAAAGGAGTGATAAAATTGAATCAAAAACAACTAAGTACTATTAATGAAAAAAGCTGGAACGCAGCTGCTTATGAAGCTTGGACAAATCGCCACGGGGCGCCAGAGGATTATGCGAAAAAGCTCATGGAAGATCCCGTGCGCGAGGTAAATCATTATTTACCTTACATACAATCTCCAAAAGGAAAGCGTATTATTAATTTACTCGGATCAAAAGGAAATAAAGCAGTTGCTCTTGCTCTTTTAGGAGCCGATGTAACAGTTGTAGACATTTCAGCAAGTAATGAAAAATACGCAACCGAACTAGCCGAAGCTGCTGGTGTCTCTATCCAATACATCGTCTCTGATGTACTGGATGTAAATCTTTCCGAATCATTTGATGTCGTATTGCTGGAACTTGGTGTACTTCATTACTTTTTAGATTTAAAACCACTCTTTCAAAAGATTGCTAACTTACTTAAACAAGATGGAATGCTTATCCTTCGTGACTATCATCCTATTTACACTAAATTATTAGGTGTAGATCATCCATCATTTCGGGCCAATGGAAATTATTTCGATGAAGAATTGATTGAAGATGATGTTGCTTATAGCATTCTTCTTACAGAATCGCAGAAAGAATCATTACCGAAGACAAACATACGCCGCTGGACGTTAGGAGAAATTGTTACAACACTTGCGGAAGAACGTTTTAAAATTGAAAAGCTAGTTGAAGAACACGGGTCTCATCAAAGGTGGGTTTTCCCTTCTACTTCACCCGAAGGAATTGAAGAACGTATACCAGGTCTATACACATTAATTGCGACAACATGCAAAAAAGGATCCCTTCACGGATAG
- the metG gene encoding methionine--tRNA ligase: protein MSIFIGGAWPYANGSLHLGHIASLLPGDILARYYRAKGEHVLYVSGSDCNGTPITIRAKQDGVTVKEIADKYHEEFERCFRSLGFTYDCYTRTDSEHHHETVQKVFLRLLEEGYIYKKVVEQAYCETCTQFLPDRYVEGICPHCHEAARGDQCDACSAILDPLDLLEKKCKLCGSTPSVQETEHFYFALHKFQQQIKEAVEIAKQKGTWRDNAIQLTERYLKEGLQDRAVSRDLPIGVPIPVAGYEDKKIYVWIEAVTGYYSASKNWAEETGKDDQEFWDKEAETYYVHGKDNIPFHSIIWPAVLLGIGEEAIPRHIVSNEYLTVEKRKLSTSKNWAVWVPDILERYNPDSIRYFLTVNAPENRDTDFSWREFIYSHNSELLGAYGNFVNRTLKFIEKYYGGTVPKGSIDVELKDKVEGLYKSVGEAIEQTKFKVALETIFDAVRFANKYFDEKQPWKQREDDPVSCEETIYNCVYLIANFAQLLEPFLPFSSERVRNTLSSVKVNWEPQNTLPNRIDNVQPLFERIDVKQIEHEVEKLYGAVK from the coding sequence ATGAGTATTTTTATTGGAGGCGCTTGGCCGTATGCAAATGGTTCGTTACACCTTGGACACATTGCTAGTTTGTTACCAGGAGATATTTTAGCACGTTATTACAGGGCAAAAGGTGAGCATGTGTTGTATGTTTCAGGAAGTGATTGTAATGGAACACCGATTACAATTAGAGCAAAGCAAGACGGTGTGACGGTGAAAGAAATTGCTGATAAGTATCACGAAGAGTTTGAGCGATGTTTTCGTAGCCTTGGTTTTACTTATGATTGCTATACACGTACAGATAGCGAGCATCATCATGAAACTGTTCAAAAAGTCTTTTTGCGACTATTAGAAGAAGGTTATATTTATAAAAAAGTAGTTGAACAAGCTTATTGCGAAACGTGTACGCAATTTTTACCGGATCGATATGTAGAAGGTATTTGTCCGCATTGTCATGAAGCAGCAAGGGGCGATCAATGCGATGCTTGTTCCGCTATTTTAGATCCACTCGATTTGTTAGAAAAGAAATGTAAGTTATGTGGTAGTACGCCATCAGTACAGGAAACAGAGCATTTCTATTTTGCATTGCATAAATTTCAGCAGCAAATTAAAGAGGCCGTAGAAATTGCAAAGCAGAAAGGAACATGGCGCGACAATGCAATTCAATTAACAGAGAGATATTTAAAGGAAGGATTACAAGATAGGGCAGTGTCACGTGATTTACCAATTGGGGTACCAATTCCAGTGGCAGGATATGAAGATAAGAAAATTTACGTATGGATTGAAGCAGTGACAGGATATTATTCGGCGAGTAAAAATTGGGCTGAAGAAACAGGGAAAGATGATCAAGAGTTTTGGGATAAAGAAGCGGAAACATATTATGTACATGGTAAGGATAATATTCCGTTTCATTCAATCATTTGGCCAGCGGTATTACTTGGAATAGGAGAAGAAGCGATCCCGCGTCATATCGTTTCGAATGAGTATTTAACAGTAGAAAAAAGAAAATTATCGACAAGTAAAAACTGGGCAGTATGGGTGCCAGACATATTAGAACGCTACAATCCCGATTCTATTCGTTACTTTTTAACAGTTAACGCACCAGAAAATCGTGATACTGATTTTTCATGGCGTGAATTCATTTACAGTCATAATAGTGAATTGTTAGGTGCATACGGGAACTTTGTGAACCGGACATTAAAGTTTATTGAAAAATATTATGGTGGTACTGTACCGAAGGGAAGTATTGATGTAGAGCTGAAAGATAAAGTAGAAGGATTATATAAAAGTGTAGGAGAGGCGATTGAACAAACTAAATTTAAGGTGGCACTAGAAACAATATTTGATGCAGTACGCTTTGCAAATAAATACTTTGATGAAAAGCAGCCTTGGAAACAAAGAGAAGACGACCCAGTTTCATGTGAGGAAACAATTTATAATTGTGTTTACCTAATAGCAAACTTTGCACAACTGCTTGAACCATTTTTACCGTTTTCAAGTGAAAGAGTTAGAAATACATTATCGAGTGTTAAAGTAAATTGGGAACCTCAAAATACGTTGCCAAACCGAATTGATAATGTGCAGCCATTATTTGAGCGAATCGATGTAAAACAAATTGAACATGAGGTAGAGAAGTTATATGGAGCGGTAAAGTGA
- a CDS encoding methyl-accepting chemotaxis protein, with the protein MKYVSIRKKLLFTLLSISSLFSIALIVILSFAMNQASEIETLKNDVSKRATILKERGDWFQAQVAGLQEYLLSHDQKGLDKFNREGKKLADTREKVTSDKKLPEGMKEAILMGAKWRSVVDNEVLPLAREGKWDEASKIALAQTDYVNDLLSRFTKYANEENDKRDVLIADVESSSSLIQYIIFFSLITCTLTSILLAWWFSGKLVKPIRQIDAKLKELASQDGDLTARLHVTSKDEIGDIANSFNQMLANLQRIIKQVQQTSTSVKEASENVFIETTASMENTAKTKETMNALEHNIRSQVSSIEESSTAMDDMATSVQRIAQAASSAASLAVTTSEKADDGNKVIEKSITQMHTINEAVNATSQVVERLITHTNHIDTALQSISNIAEQTNLLALNASIEAARAGEHGKGFAVVADEVRKLAEQSQLAANDINHLLHQIQADTKIANDMMTQGQSEASEGITVIRTAGSSFSEIVNHINNFSTQIQEMSATAEEMAASSEEMNAALNNIASISNEVAAETSKTATSAGDQVNKMSVVAKKSSEMKTIVQELEVLVSHFKTNS; encoded by the coding sequence ATGAAATATGTTAGCATTCGAAAAAAACTACTGTTCACACTCTTAAGCATTTCTTCCTTATTTAGCATTGCTCTTATTGTTATTCTTTCATTCGCGATGAATCAAGCAAGTGAAATCGAAACATTAAAGAATGATGTATCGAAAAGAGCAACGATTTTAAAAGAACGTGGCGATTGGTTCCAAGCGCAAGTCGCTGGTTTACAAGAATATTTACTATCACATGACCAAAAAGGATTGGATAAATTCAACCGGGAAGGAAAAAAACTAGCTGATACTAGGGAGAAAGTAACAAGTGATAAAAAACTCCCAGAAGGAATGAAAGAGGCCATTTTAATGGGAGCAAAATGGCGCAGCGTCGTAGATAATGAAGTCCTCCCTCTTGCACGGGAAGGAAAATGGGATGAAGCATCCAAAATTGCTCTTGCTCAAACAGATTATGTAAATGATCTTTTAAGTCGTTTTACTAAATATGCAAATGAAGAAAATGACAAACGGGACGTATTAATTGCTGACGTAGAGTCTTCTTCATCCCTTATTCAATATATTATTTTCTTCTCACTCATTACATGTACATTAACGTCTATTCTATTGGCATGGTGGTTCTCTGGTAAACTCGTTAAACCGATTCGACAAATTGATGCGAAGTTAAAAGAATTAGCTTCTCAAGATGGCGATTTAACCGCTAGATTGCACGTAACGAGTAAAGATGAAATTGGTGACATCGCAAATTCCTTTAATCAAATGCTTGCTAACTTACAGCGTATAATAAAGCAAGTTCAACAAACATCAACAAGTGTAAAAGAAGCTTCTGAAAATGTGTTTATCGAAACAACTGCTTCTATGGAAAATACCGCAAAAACTAAAGAGACTATGAATGCTCTTGAGCACAATATTCGTTCACAAGTTTCTAGCATTGAAGAAAGTTCAACCGCAATGGATGATATGGCAACGAGTGTTCAGCGCATTGCACAAGCTGCCTCTTCTGCCGCTAGCCTAGCTGTTACAACTTCTGAAAAAGCAGATGATGGAAATAAAGTCATTGAAAAATCTATTACACAAATGCATACAATTAACGAAGCTGTTAACGCTACATCACAAGTGGTAGAGCGACTCATTACACATACGAATCATATTGATACTGCACTTCAATCTATTTCTAATATTGCCGAGCAGACGAATTTGCTCGCTTTAAATGCTTCTATTGAAGCGGCCCGTGCTGGTGAACACGGAAAAGGATTCGCTGTTGTTGCCGATGAAGTACGAAAACTTGCTGAACAATCTCAGCTAGCAGCAAATGACATTAACCATTTACTTCATCAAATTCAAGCGGACACAAAAATAGCAAATGACATGATGACACAAGGTCAGTCAGAAGCTTCTGAAGGAATTACAGTCATTCGTACCGCTGGATCTTCATTCTCAGAAATTGTTAATCACATTAACAATTTCTCTACACAAATACAAGAAATGTCTGCAACTGCTGAAGAAATGGCCGCAAGTTCTGAAGAAATGAATGCTGCTTTAAATAATATCGCTTCTATTTCAAATGAAGTTGCTGCCGAAACATCGAAAACAGCAACTTCAGCTGGTGACCAAGTAAACAAAATGAGTGTCGTTGCTAAAAAATCATCAGAAATGAAAACAATTGTGCAAGAACTTGAAGTGCTCGTTTCTCATTTCAAAACAAATAGTTAA
- a CDS encoding EamA family transporter, with the protein MEKFKYSLLVLFGACSYGVLSTIFKLGFIDGFSAHQLLGGQYVFGWIGLLLLVLFFSRHKVSKKQFFSLLTVGTTMSMTGIFYAISVEELPASIAVVLLFQFTWIGVVIEAIANRTFPSREKVISIIILFTGTLFAGGVFEGLGQNFSTKGIIFGLLAAVSFSFYVFVSGRVATDVPPYTKSFLMTTSATLIVCLFFPPTFLTDGALQAGLWKYAFFLGLFGVIIPVICFSIGVPKVGTGLGTILGAAELPTAIIASITLVHEVVSPMQWIGIVVILLGIFTPQLLTARKEKKHNRVHSA; encoded by the coding sequence ATGGAGAAGTTTAAGTATTCATTACTAGTTTTATTCGGCGCTTGTAGCTACGGCGTACTTTCAACTATTTTTAAACTCGGATTCATCGACGGATTTTCCGCACACCAACTACTAGGAGGGCAATATGTCTTCGGATGGATTGGACTACTTTTACTCGTTCTGTTCTTTTCACGTCATAAAGTATCAAAAAAACAATTCTTTTCGTTACTAACAGTCGGCACAACAATGAGTATGACAGGTATTTTCTATGCTATTTCCGTAGAAGAATTGCCAGCCTCTATCGCTGTCGTTTTACTCTTTCAGTTCACTTGGATTGGTGTAGTCATCGAAGCGATTGCCAACCGGACATTCCCAAGCCGTGAGAAAGTTATATCTATTATTATTTTATTTACTGGTACATTGTTTGCTGGTGGAGTATTTGAAGGTCTTGGACAAAACTTTTCTACGAAAGGTATTATTTTCGGACTATTAGCTGCCGTCTCTTTCTCATTCTATGTATTTGTAAGCGGGCGCGTTGCTACAGATGTTCCGCCTTATACGAAAAGCTTTCTTATGACAACAAGTGCTACTCTTATTGTATGCTTATTTTTCCCGCCTACCTTTTTAACGGACGGCGCTTTACAAGCAGGCCTATGGAAATATGCTTTCTTCCTTGGACTGTTCGGGGTTATTATACCTGTCATTTGTTTTTCAATTGGGGTACCAAAAGTCGGAACGGGACTTGGTACAATATTAGGTGCAGCTGAATTACCAACAGCAATTATCGCTTCTATTACACTTGTTCATGAAGTTGTATCGCCAATGCAGTGGATTGGTATTGTGGTTATATTACTCGGTATTTTCACACCACAACTACTTACTGCTAGGAAAGAAAAAAAACATAATCGTGTGCATAGTGCGTGA